The following proteins come from a genomic window of Musa acuminata AAA Group cultivar baxijiao chromosome BXJ1-7, Cavendish_Baxijiao_AAA, whole genome shotgun sequence:
- the LOC135678816 gene encoding peroxisomal fatty acid beta-oxidation multifunctional protein-like: MAAVRVTMEIGSDGVAVITICNPPVNALAPSIIAGLKEKYTEAMNRSDVKAIVLTGDGGKFSGGFDINVFTEIHKTGNLSLLPDVSVELVVNTIEDAPKPSVAAIQGLALGGGLEIAMGCHARVSTPEAQLGLPELSLGVIPGFGGTQRLPRLVGLPKALDMMLQSKSIIAKEGEKYGLIDAIVSPEDLLKISRCWALDIAERRKPWISSLRRTDRLGSLSEAHEILKAARQQVNRIAPNMPQHKECLDSVEEGVNFGGYAGVLKEAKVFKELVLSSTSRGLVHVFFAQRATSKVHSVTDVGLRPRKIKRVAVIGGGLMGSGIATALILSNTSVILKEIDSNLLQKGLKMIRANLEGLVKKGSLTQDKMNKALSLLKGVLDYSEFKHVDMVIEAVIEKVSLKQSIFADLEKACPPHCILASNTSTIDLNIVGEKTRSQDRIIGAHFFSPAHVMPLLEIVRTDKTSPQVILDLMTIGKAIRKVPVVVGNCTGFAVNRTFFPYTQGAQLLVHLGVDVFRIDRVVSSFGMPMGPFQLQDVAGYGVALAVKDIYDSAFRGRTFQSQLVELMVKSGRNGKNNGKGYYIYEKGQKPKPDPSIQAIIEESRRLANVMPGGKPITINDQEVLEMIFFPVVNEACRVMDEGVVIRASDLDISSVLGMGFPRYRGGIIFWADTIGSGYIYAKLNKWANSYGNFFKPSAYLEERATKGLPLSMVNVSGSQQWRSRM, encoded by the exons ATGGCGGCCGTTCGGGTGACGATGGAGATTGGGAGTGATGGGGTGGCGGTCATCACCATCTGCAACCCTCCCGTTAACGCTTTGGCCCCCTCGA TTATTGCTGGGTTGAAGGAGAAGTACACGGAAGCGATGAATAGGAGTGACGTCAAAGCAATAGTGTTAACCG GTGATGGTGGCAAGTTCTCTGGTGGTTTTGATATCAATGTTTTTACTGAAATTCATAAAACAG GAAATCTATCGCTTCTACCAGATGTATCCGTCGAACTTGTGGTCAATACCATTGAAG ATGCTCCAAAGCCTTCTGTTGCAGCTATCCAAGGTCTTGCACTTGGTGGTGGTCTGGAGATAGCAATG GGTTGCCATGCACGAGTTTCTACGCCGGAAGCTCAACTTGGATTGCCAGAACTTAGCCTTGGGGTTATTCCTGGATttggag GCACACAACGTCTTCCAAGGCTTGTGGGATTGCCAAAAGCTCTGGATATGATGCTG CAATCAAAATCAATCATCGCTAAGGAAGGCGAAAAATATGGCCTTATTGATGCTATTGTTTCACCGGAGGATTTGCTCAAAATATCCCGATGCTGGGCTTTGGATATTGCTGAACGGCGTAAACCATGGATTAGTTCTCTTCGTCGGACTGATCGACTTGGTTCTCTTTCTGAAGCTCATGAAATTTTAAAGGCTGCTAGGCAACAGGTTAACAGGATTGCTCCAAATATGCCTCAGCACAAGGAATGCCTTGATTCAGTTGAGGAGGGTGTAAATTTTGGAGGATATGCTGGGGTGCTGAAG GAAGCAAAAGTTTTTAAGGAGTTGGTGCTTTCAAGTACTTCAAGAGGCCTTGTTCATGTCTTTTTTGCTCAACGGGCAACTTCAAAG GTACATAGTGTTACTGATGTTGGGCTTAGACCAAGGAAAATCAAAAGAGTTGCTGTAATTGGTGGTGGTTTGATGGGTTCTGGAATAGCTACTGCCCTGATCTTAAGTAATACGTCTGTCATCCTCAAGGAAATTGATTCCAACCTTTTGCAGAAGGGACTGAAAATGATACGGG CTAATCTTGAAGGCCTTGTGAAGAAAGGGTCGTTGACTCAGGACAAGATGAACAAGGCATTGTCACTTCTTAAGGGTGTATTGGATTACTCAGAGTTCAAGCATGTTGATATGGTTATAGAG GCTGTTATTGAAAAGGTTTCACTGAAACAGTCAATATTTGCTGATCTTGAAAAAGCTTGTCCTCCACATTGCATTTTGGCAAGCAacacatccactattgatcttaatATTGTTGGTGAGAAGACTCGTTCGCAAGACCGAATCATTGGGGCTCATTTTTTCAG TCCTGCTCATGTGATGCCTCTGCTAGAAATTGTCCGGACAGATAAGACATCTCCACAAGTAATCCTTGATCTCATGACCATTGGGAAGGCTATAAGAAAGGTTCCTGTTGTGGTGGGCAACTGCACTGGCTTTGCAGTTAACCGAACATTCTTCCCTTATACCCAAGGGGCACAATTGTTAGTCCATCTAGGTGTGGATGTGTTCAGAATTGATAGGGTTGTCAGCAGTTTTGGCATGCCAATGGGCCCTTTTCA ACTTCAAGATGTGGCCGGATATGGGGTGGCTTTGGCAGTGAAGGATATATATGATTCTGCCTTCCGGGGTCGAACATTTCAGTCACAACTGGTTGAGTTGATGGTAAAAAGTGGCAGAAATG GCAAGAATAATGGAAAGGGATACTACATATATGAAAAGGGACAGAAGCCAAAGCCTGATCCTAGCATCCAAGCCATCATAGAGGAATCTAGAAGGCTTGCCAATGTTATGCCTGGTGGAAAG CCTATTACTATCAATGATCAAGAAGTTCTGGAGATGATATTCTTTCCAGTGGTGAACGAGGCTTGCAGGGTCATGGATGAAGGTGTTGTAATTCGAGCTTCAGACCTTGATATTTCATCCGTTCTTGGTATGGGTTTTCCCAGATACAG GGGTGGAATTATATTTTGGGCTGACACTATTGGGTCTGGTTACATATATGCGAAGCTCAACAAATGGGCTAATTCATATGGTAACTTCTTCAAACCCTCAGCATACCTGGAAGAAAGAGCCACCAAAGGACTTCCATTG AGCATGGTAAATGTGTCGGGGTCACAACAGTGGAGGTCTCGTATGTGA